The following nucleotide sequence is from Aspergillus nidulans FGSC A4 chromosome I.
TCCTGATCCAGGAGTCCTGGGTTTAAATCTGAGGTTGGCGAGTCTTTGACTGCCTTTCCGGGAAGGAAGCCAAAAGCATTCACTCGGTAGTTCGGGTAGATGACTATATAATCATTCAAGGCGCTCACATTCAATACGGGGAACGAGGACGGGGGAAGAGTGAATGATGCACTTCCTTGTATGAAGGCGCCACCGTAGAAAACGACGAGGActggtcgagaagccgcACTCGAACCCTCGGTCCAAGGCCGTGAAAACAGACCTAGATACAAACAGTCTTCAGATCCATTCACCGTGCGCTGGGGACACATGTCGAAGGACTGGTCAGTGTCATAGATGCCATCTCGTACAGGCAATGGTGGCTGCGGAGCACAGAAGCGGTTTTCGCCGGTTGGAGGCGCAGCGAAGGGGATTTTGCGGAAGTACGAGATGTTGTACGTTGAGTCGTATCTGCCCTGGAAGGAGCCGTAAGTGAGATGTATAAGAGGGTCGCTGTTGGTGGCAGCATTGGTACCGCCGATAACCGTGGTCAGTAAAAATGTTAGGGCCGAGAGGGCGCTGAAGTAGTGCGGAATTCCCATGTTGTGACCTCACTGGTAGGATCTGCTGGATTGCAACTAGAACACGCACAGGCATCTTGCTGCGTTATATATTACACAGATTGTGTTTCGGGGCGATAGACGCCGAGCTGGATAGATTTTGCGGGGATGGAGCCAAACCTAGGGTCGGGGAAATAGGCTGAAGCACGTTGCCATTGGTGTAAATATTTATTCCTGGCCATGCGTGTCTTCGGTCCTCAACTTTCATaagagaagacgaggtgGACCTGGAAGGATGTTTTGAGTAAGTATTGTCATAAGGTCGATCCTAAATCATTCCTCATGGGATAGCATCAAAATATCTTTGATGACTCTAAGTGTTATATGGTATAGTATTACAGAGGCCATACATGGACGAATCTTGCAAACCACAATTCGAGAAAGAAGCCAATGCACCAAGGCAAGTGCTAAGATCCTCATAATCTCCATGCCAAACTGTCAACCTAAACGCCAATCTGCGATAGTATGAGACCCCAAACCAATCGCCCCAAAACTCCACATCTCCAGTCACAAACATAGCTTCATTACACAGTAGTTACTCGGATAGCTCTAGTGCGCCGTCTAGTCACTCGCGTATTGCCTCGTTCGTCGAGAGCCTCGCTATCAGGAGTCTCGCTGCGCATATCAGACAGCTCCGGGGTGGGGGTGAGGCCGAAACTGACCCCACGGCCCCTGCGAGATACAAGGGCCTCTTCCTCGGGGTACAGGAACCGATGGATGGTGCGATGGTCCATGACtctctcctcatcatcgttcGGGCCCTCTTTCTCGGTCTTCGGCCAGCGGAACCCATACAGCATGGAGTGGCGCTCGCAGCGAGGGCACTCTCTCCGGGTTAGATAGGAGTTTTGTTGTACGAACCAAGCGTTGCAAGTGTGGCAGTCTACCCAGCGGTCATACGAGTGCGCTAGTAGTTTTGGTGTTTTGGTGTAatctccaggaactcgatTCAGTTTTGACTCCGGCTCAATGGTCAAATAGACCCTCTTGGTTCTGGGTTTTCTAGGTTTCTTCACGTGCTCCAGAGCTTCTGATCCGTCTTCTAACTTGGTAGAACTTGAGATATCGCTTACACAGCTATCAGCGCGCACCGTAGTGTCTAATTGTGCCGTTACAGTAGTGGTGGGTTCGCAAGAAGGTTCCACCTCAAGTTTGATATCAGTTTCAGGGATTGTCGTAGATAAAGGCGCCTCGGCCGCTATTGAACTTTCTGCCGGCGCCGCAGTTGTTACCGCAGATTTGGTTGGCCTCGTATTGAGTGATACGGCTTCATCGAACACTGAAGTTGCAGCAGTGGATGCCGATGATCGCTGTGATTCTTGAGGGGTTATGGAGGTAAGAGATTCAGAATCGGTCCCCGAAGATTCCACATTATCTCCGGCTGAACTGCTCTTTCCGGAATCGCCGGCCTCTTGCGCCGACAAGGCCAGATTCGACGATGGAACACGAGGCTCGGACTCAATTGAGATAGCAATATCTTCGGTAAGAGACAACTGAGACCGCAGTTTGGAACCACGTGGTGTGAACTTTCCCCGCTTCCTAGGAGTTGAAGAGGGGGAGCTGTCCGAATCGATATCTGATTGGGCCTTGCGTTTCCTCGGCGTAAGGTGGTCTTCACTAGCCTTTGGTTCTGGCGTAGACGGTTTGCTTTGTGGCCCAGGAGCTAGGTTCTGTGACCATCCGTTGCGGGGAACGCGTTCACAACTGAGGCATAGACATTCGCAGTTGTCAATCCCAAAATAGTCTTCACCGTACGAAACCGTAATTTCCTCGCCGATATAGATGTCTCGAGTGGCGACGACCTGCATCCCTTCCGAACCTCGAGTCACCAGACGCCCGTTGGCGCTGCAGTCATGATTCGCGAAGCGGGCAGGACCCAAGAAGAATGACGGTGTTTTCCTCCGGCTCGACATCACGATGCTAAAATCTTTTCTTTTCAAATCCAAatcccgctcttcttccttggtcATCGGCACCAAAGTTCCGCTCAAGTACTTGATCTCCTGGCCTTGTGGGATAAATTTCCGGGCGCAAATAGCGGCCTCATGTTCGGTGATTGTGTAGCGATTGGTGGTCGTGACCTCAAACGGACAGTCGGGAAGGTACATCTGTATATATTTGCGAAGGTGTTTGCGGAACCAGTCCTTTTCGCGGTCGTTGGGTAATTTTGCCAGGTATCTCTTCATGCCAATTAGATCTAGTATTTTCCGTTCTGCTGCGCTCACATCCTTCGCGACTATAACATCGTGTAAAAGGATATGGGCCACGGTATCTTCGGCCAGGCCGCGGACAGGGATATATTTCGTTCGATTTTTGCGGGTTTTGGTCCAAAAATAAGCCTATGCCGGTCATCTGGTTAGGGTACAACAGCAATTTTTTCAGGCGCTGAGAATGCCTACACAGTCAACCAGCGCATCTGTTGCGACATCGTCATAGCTGGCCAGTTTCGCAAGCGTCAGACGTTCGCGCCGGTCCACGGACGGACTGGACCGGGCCTTTGAGGACGGCATGGTAAGATAGCTTATCACAGAAGTCCCATGTAATCAAGCCCAGTGTTTTGTTGCTTTCTGTCAGCAATTGGGGGTGGGAGTTGGGATTAAATGAGACCAGGGGAACAAAGCGGGAGAGCGGCTGGGAGCCAATATATAAGATAAGAACGGAGGTATAATACAATTATAGAACAAGAGTAAATTTCCAAATGATCAACATGATGAGGTGTTATAAGGACAGATTTCAAGCGGGTATAATGGAGCAAACAACAAGAAAAGGGGCGCTACATCCGTAGAATTAGAAACACAGCTTGTTCAAAGAATGGCGCGGCTGGAGACTCGGAGCGTTCTGCGTTGCCCGGCGTTGGACAAGTGGTGCCTTGTTTTGTAGGCTGCAATCCTCTGCTGCCGGGGTCGGCGATCGGGAAAAGTCCCCTTCCGGCAATCTTCCGAATCGCAGATTGTTGATCGATTACGGGTTCTGTCGGCGAAGTTACGAGAGCAGCTCATACAGTAAAGATGATTCAATTAAAGGTGTGTGTGAATTCCCGAAATTCACATATGCGTACTCAACTAACCCTATATAGACGTTATTGAATTGCATCGATAACTCCGGCGCCGCCGTCGTCGAATGCGTGAACGTCTTGAAAAAGAAGCGGGCCGCAACAGTTGGTGCGTTACctgatcttctcctctctATACACCTCTAATAATTTTTCCCTGGGGATCTAGGTGACCGGATTGTAATTGTCGTTCAGAAACAACGGAACTTCGGACCTGAGGGCACGAGCAGCACCGGCATCGCCAACAAAGTTCGCCGAGGAGACATTCGACACGCTGTCGTGGTCCGggtgaagaaggaaatgCAAAGGCCGGACGGAACCCTTGTCAAGTTTGATGATAACGCTTGCGTGCTGGTGAACAAATCCGGAGACCCCATCGGAACCAGAATGAACGGTCAGTTATAGCTGGATGGAAAGTCTAAGCCGCAGTTTCTAACTTGAATACAGGCGTTGTGGCGACAGAACTTCGGGGAAGGCAGTGGTCGAAGATCCTCTCATTGGCGCCAATGCACGTATAATATACCATTTAGGCGAATTGTTTTATTAGGCGTTCACATATCTATCTTGTATCAATAGAGCATACTTTTCCTGGAATCTCCCTGATAACATAAGATCGCCATAAAGAAACACCCCTAACATGCTGTAAAGTCGATAATGGGTATCGTGATATAGAATGGGCAAGAATGACAAGTTTATAAGAAGACATTTCCACAATGGCAGCAAACATAATAAAGTTTCTAAGACTGTTAGCCACCAGGACCATCCATTCCACAAACTCAATATGCTCACCATTCCGGTTTCCGCTGATCGTTGTTGAGACTGGAAGAATACAGCTTCGTTGTGCGCGCATTTTGGACAGGTCTTATTAGATCGAGGAAGCTATAGAAAGAAAGTGCAAAGACAATTTGCGCGTTAGCCAGACATTCGGACCGCATTATTCTTCCAAGCATATTGCAAGCCAAAGGCACCAGGCCAGCAGCTAGGACGTCGAATCGCATGCAGAGCAAGCAATCACATCGCCACAAAGCAGACAGAGACCGGATAGACAAACCGTAGGATCGTTTCCCACATCCTGAGTGACACCAGCAGTGTCGCCGACTTGGCTGGTGAGCTTGTTCTGATAAACGCAATTGGACGTTGCGGGCTCGCCAACATGGCAGGTTCGACATGTGAACATCAGTCGGTTGTTGACGCGGTCTTCTTTCGGATAGAGCAGATTTGAGCATTCACGGCAGAAGCGAAAATGGACCTGTTCGGTCTGTTTGTTATCGCCATCGGCGGACGGAGATGGACTAGCTGACATTTCTAGGACCGTCGAATCGTAGAGAGCGGGGAAGGTGGTGTTTTGAGGCGCGATATGCGACGAGTATGTCTTTGGGAGATCTCGGAAATCGATGAAAAACTAAAGCGGAGAAAAGCCCACAAGGTCAAGAACTGTCAGGAAGGATCAAGGGTATAACTTGAAGATGTAGTTGATTCTGAGTAGAGTTGCTGGAAGAAGCACGGAGAGGCCGAACATCAATCTGGACCACGTTTGCGTGGTTTGCGGTGTTTGTCATGTTTGAAGTTTCCCCTCCTCGCTTTTCCCCGCGTCATCTCTGAACTATTTGCGTCGCTGCGACAACACTGGTTCTATACCTCGCTAAGTTTTATACCATTTCACACCTCAAGTATCCTTCAAAGCTTAAGAAGCAAAATGGTATGTCTGTGTTATCTCACTTTAATCAAAGTGGTGTAATTCCGTCACATATCCTGATATTTCGTCAAAAGGTAAACACCGGTCTTCCAGCAGGGTGGGAAGTTCGCCATTCGAACTCCAAAAACCTTCCCTACTACTTCAACCCCGCTACCAGAGAGTCACGATGGGAACCTCCAGCGGATACCGATATGGAGACTCTTAAGATGTACATGGCAACATATCACAGCGGCGCCGCTACTTACCATGAAGCCCCGAGTCAAGAAGGCAAGATCCGTTGCAGTCACCTCCTAGTCAAGCACAGAGACAGCAGGCGAccgagcagctggagggaGGCCGAGATTACTCGAACAAAAGAGGAGGCGCGCGAGATTTTGCGCGGTCATCAGGAGCGAATCATGCGAGGGGAGATCCGGC
It contains:
- a CDS encoding protein set9 (transcript_id=CADANIAT00006863) encodes the protein MPSSKARSSPSVDRRERLTLAKLASYDDVATDALVDCAYFWTKTRKNRTKYIPVRGLAEDTVAHILLHDVIVAKDVSAAERKILDLIGMKRYLAKLPNDREKDWFRKHLRKYIQMYLPDCPFEVTTTNRYTITEHEAAICARKFIPQGQEIKYLSGTLVPMTKEEERDLDLKRKDFSIVMSSRRKTPSFFLGPARFANHDCSANGRLVTRGSEGMQVVATRDIYIGEEITVSYGEDYFGIDNCECLCLSCERVPRNGWSQNLAPGPQSKPSTPEPKASEDHLTPRKRKAQSDIDSDSSPSSTPRKRGKFTPRGSKLRSQLSLTEDIAISIESEPRVPSSNLALSAQEAGDSGKSSSAGDNVESSGTDSESLTSITPQESQRSSASTAATSVFDEAVSLNTRPTKSAVTTAAPAESSIAAEAPLSTTIPETDIKLEVEPSCEPTTTVTAQLDTTVRADSCVSDISSSTKLEDGSEALEHVKKPRKPRTKRVYLTIEPESKLNRVPGDYTKTPKLLAHSYDRWVDCHTCNAWFVQQNSYLTRRECPRCERHSMLYGFRWPKTEKEGPNDDEERVMDHRTIHRFLYPEEEALVSRRGRGVSFGLTPTPELSDMRSETPDSEALDERGNTRVTRRRTRAIRVTTV
- a CDS encoding mitochondrial 54S ribosomal protein YmL38/YmL34 (transcript_id=CADANIAT00006864), whose amino-acid sequence is MIQLKTLLNCIDNSGAAVVECVNVLKKKRAATVGDRIVIVVQKQRNFGPEGTSSTGIANKVRRGDIRHAVVVRVKKEMQRPDGTLVKFDDNACVLVNKSGDPIGTRMNGVVATELRGRQWSKILSLAPMHV
- the pin1 gene encoding peptidylprolyl isomerase ESS1 (transcript_id=CADANIAT00006865); its protein translation is MVNTGLPAGWEVRHSNSKNLPYYFNPATRESRWEPPADTDMETLKMYMATYHSGAATYHEAPSQEGKIRCSHLLVKHRDSRRPSSWREAEITRTKEEAREILRGHQERIMRGEIRLGDLAMSESDCSSARKKGDLGFFGRGEMQKEFEEAAFALQPGQVSDIVESGSGLHLIERLQ